The following are from one region of the Segatella oris genome:
- a CDS encoding YiiX/YebB-like N1pC/P60 family cysteine hydrolase, with amino-acid sequence MKKVYRVCLPFFIFLLLFSCGTIRRNETERQAGFHERQFKTGDLLFAYDPRGNAITAVTSGYHGLKIDHVGFVVKQKDTVFVAEAISSKGVTLTPLADFLAHNTMQDEHYPSVVRGRLRVKFNETVLRKRLNHYLGLPYDSLYMPDDSAMYCSELVQKCFVLTDGKTVFPTIPMSFHDADGHITPYWKAFYARHGQSVPEGMPGTNPGQLSREKVVHIRLSRVF; translated from the coding sequence ATGAAGAAAGTTTACCGAGTTTGTCTACCATTTTTCATCTTTCTGTTGCTGTTTTCCTGTGGGACAATCCGAAGAAATGAAACCGAAAGGCAAGCAGGCTTTCATGAAAGGCAGTTCAAAACGGGCGATCTCTTGTTTGCATATGACCCTCGCGGCAATGCGATTACAGCTGTGACAAGTGGTTATCACGGCTTAAAGATTGACCATGTAGGCTTTGTTGTGAAGCAGAAAGATACGGTTTTCGTGGCTGAAGCCATATCCTCTAAAGGCGTAACATTAACGCCGTTAGCAGATTTTCTTGCGCATAACACGATGCAGGATGAGCACTATCCGTCGGTGGTTCGCGGGCGATTAAGAGTTAAATTCAATGAAACGGTGTTGCGAAAACGCCTGAACCATTATCTCGGATTGCCCTATGACTCTCTTTATATGCCTGATGACAGTGCGATGTATTGCAGTGAACTCGTGCAGAAATGCTTTGTTTTGACCGATGGAAAGACTGTATTTCCAACTATTCCCATGTCGTTTCATGATGCCGATGGGCACATTACGCCTTATTGGAAAGCCTTTTATGCACGCCATGGACAGTCGGTTCCCGAAGGAATGCCAGGCACTAACCCTGGTCAACTGTCAAGAGAAAAGGTGGTACACATAAGACTTTCTCGGGTATTCTGA
- a CDS encoding TIGR00730 family Rossman fold protein, with protein MKIGVFCSANNQIDADYFRLTEDLGAWMAREGHSVVYGGCNCGLMETIGKAVHDGGQMAIGVVPRIVEKGGRVSSSVDVNIACDNLSDRKDLILAQSDVLIALPGGIGTLDEVFTVAASHTIGYHAKKVILYNMNGFYDSLIVMLNDLQGCGMIRGKWTDYIQVATSLDEIAALIARI; from the coding sequence ATGAAAATAGGTGTTTTTTGTTCTGCAAACAATCAGATTGATGCGGATTATTTTAGGTTAACGGAGGATTTGGGAGCTTGGATGGCACGTGAAGGGCACTCCGTTGTGTATGGAGGATGCAATTGTGGCCTGATGGAAACTATCGGGAAAGCTGTTCACGACGGTGGACAGATGGCTATAGGTGTGGTTCCTCGCATTGTGGAAAAGGGCGGAAGAGTGAGCAGTTCGGTGGATGTCAACATTGCATGTGACAATCTCAGTGATAGAAAAGACTTGATATTGGCCCAAAGCGACGTGCTGATTGCGTTGCCTGGTGGCATCGGAACGCTCGACGAAGTGTTCACTGTGGCAGCCAGTCATACGATAGGTTATCACGCTAAAAAGGTGATTCTCTACAACATGAACGGCTTTTACGACTCGCTTATCGTCATGCTCAATGACCTGCAAGGGTGTGGAATGATCCGTGGAAAGTGGACAGATTATATCCAGGTAGCAACGAGTTTAGACGAAATAGCAGCGTTGATAGCTCGCATATAA